The following proteins are encoded in a genomic region of Drosophila miranda strain MSH22 chromosome 4, D.miranda_PacBio2.1, whole genome shotgun sequence:
- the LOC108163290 gene encoding protein anon-37Cs: protein MQCYKLSARRSLYNATALQSDLSNQNLGHAIGNLNLESARQNARIVVIGAGLAGLSAAQHLLSHGFRRTVVLEATERYGGRINSQRFGDTFCELGAKWVPIDGSQDSTYELLRNVEGLDKRIKQPERPEYVQINHDQNKVNPAMVDLIDALFRQLCGGLKVSDKVKTGSDLHSLDNVMAYFRTESNKAIGLSFKPEEQNTAREIFQSLFKEFSSVLGCCLEYVNIDHITSCPVQPDPCPIYVPTGLDNIVDELSQRLGKEQLQTGKPVGQIQWTPSALGHRNSVGCLDGSLYNADHIICTLPLGVLKNFAGILFRPSLPQEKMMAIRNLGFGSPVKIYLSYNLPIRLWLRRNLRPLGTLINRVADPQAERSWTQQVVEISQVPSSQHVLEVRVGGGYYEEIEKLPDARLLEQITTLLRKCISNPLVPYPQGMLRSKWSTSACYLGGRPYFSTCSSARDVQRLAAPLGGKAPSLLFAGDATALHGFGTIDAARSSGIREAQRIIEYYNIKQYI from the exons ATGCAATG TTACAAACTATCCGCCAGACGCAGCTTATACAATGCCACGGCACTCCAATCGGATCTCAGTAACCAGAACCTCGGCCACGCCATCGGCAATCTGAACCTGGAGTCGGCCCGTCAAAATGCCAGGATCGTGGTTATAGGCGCCGGTCTGGCTGGTCTATCGGCCGCTCAGCACTTGCTGTCGCATGGTTTTCGGAGGACCGTTGTCCTGGAGGCCACCGAACGCTACGGAGGACGCATCAACTCGCAGCGCTTTGGCGACACCTTTTGCGAACTGGGTGCCAAATGGGTGCCCATCGATGGCTCTCAAGACTCTACGTATGAATTGCTGCGTAATGTCGAGGGGTTGGACAAGCGGATTAAGCAACCGGAAAGGCCCGAGTACGTCCAAATAAACCACGACCAGAATAAAGTTAATCCAGCCATGGTTGACCTGATCGATGCTCTATTCCGTCAGCTGTGTGGAGGCTTGAAGGTCTCCGACAAAGTCAAGACTGGCAGTGACCTTCACTCGCTGGACAACGTGATGGCCTATTTTAGGACAGAGAGCAACAAGGCGATCGGACTCTCTTTTAAGCCAGAAGAGCAAAATACGGCCAGGGAGATCTTCCAGTCGCTGTTCAAGGAATTTAGCAGCGTCCTGGGCTGCTGCTTGGAGTACGTCAACATAGATCATATTACCAGCTGCCCCGTGCAACCGGATCCATGTCCCATCTATGTGCCCACCGGCCTGGACAATATTGTGGACGAGCTGAGCCAACGTCTGGGCAAGGAGCAGCTGCAAACGGGCAAGCCCGTTGGCCAGATACAATGGACGCCGTCGGCACTCGGACACCGCAATAGCGTTGGCTGCCTTGACGGAAGTTTGTACAATGCAGATCACATCATTTGCACTTTGCCCCTGGGTGTGCTAAAGAACTTCGCTGGCATCCTGTTTAGACCTTCGCTGCCGCAGGAAAAGATGATGGCCATACGCAACCTGGGATTCGGTAGCCCCGTCAAGATCTATCTCTCCTACAATTTACCCATACGCCTGTGGCTCAGAAGAAACCTGCGACCCCTTGGCACGCTTATCAATCGTGTGGCCGATCCCCAAGCCGAACGGAGCTGGACACAACAGGTGGTGGAAATATCTCAGGTACCCAGTAGCCAGCATGTGCTGGAGGTGCGCGTAGGTGGTGGATACTACGAAGAGATTGAGAAGCTGCCGGATGCCAGACTCTTGGAGCAAATTACAACGCTGCTGAGGAAATGTATTAGCAACCCTCTGGTGCCCTATCCCCAGGGAATGCTGCGCTCCAAATGGAGCACCTCCGCCTGCTATCTCGGAGGGCGTCCGTACTTTTCCACCTGCAGCAGTGCCCGCGATGTCCAGCGTCTGGCTGCTCCGCTGGGTGGAAAAGCTCCCAGTCTACTCTTTGCCGGCGATGCGACGGCTCTGCATGGCTTCGGCACCATCGATGCAGCGCGATCCAGTGGCATACGAGAAGCGCAGCGAATTATCGAATACTACAACATCAAGCAATACATCTGA
- the LOC108163291 gene encoding aromatic-L-amino-acid decarboxylase isoform X1: MSDLATNTTNKPQQTNGNGNGNAKANAKVEDKLDPKVSIDMEAPEFKDFAKSMVDYIAEYLENIRDRRVLPEVKPGYLKPLIPDAAPEKPENWQDVMQDIERVIMPGVTHWHSPKFHAYFPTANSYPAIVADMLSGAIACIGFTWIASPACTELEVAMMDWLGKMIDLPSEFLACSGGKGGGVIQGTASESTLVALLGAKAKKVKEVQAQHPDWDEHTIVGKLVGYCSDQAHSSVERAGLLGGVKLRSVPSEKSRLRGEALETAIEQDLEDGLIPFYAVVTLGTTNSCAFDRLDECGPVGNKHKVWIHVDAAYAGSAFICPEYRHLMKGIEAADSFNFNPHKWMLVNFDCSAMWLKDPSWVVNAFNVDPLYLKHDMQGSAPDYRHWQIPLGRRFRALKLWFVLRLYGVENLQAHIRRHCNFATQFGEQCVADKRFELAAEVNMGLVCFRLKGSNERNEALLKRINGRGNIHMVPAKIQDVYFLRMAVCSRFTQSEDMVYSWKEVAAAADEMDAEQ, translated from the exons ATGAGCGACCTAGCCACTAATACCACTAACAAACCCCAGCAAACTAACGGTAACGGTAACGGTAACGCTAAAGCTAACGCCAAGGTGGAAGATAAGCTGGATCCCAAGGTCTCG ATCGACATGGAGGCCCCGGAGTTCAAAGACTTTGCCAAATCAATGGTGGATTATATAGCCGAATATTTGGAGAACATACGAGACAG ACGGGTCCTGCCTGAGGTGAAGCCCGGGTACTTAAAGCCTCTGATTCCGGATGCAGCGCCCGAGAAGCCAGAGAACTGGCAGGACGTGATGCAGGACATCGAGCGAGTGATTATGCCGGGAGTGACGCACTGGCACAGTCCCAAGTTTCACGCCTACTTCCCGACGGCAAACTCGTATCCGGCCATTGTGGCGGACATGCTGAGTGGAGCGATCGCCTGCATAGGGTTCACCTGGATCGCAAGTCCCGCCTGCACCGAGCTGGAGGTGGCGATGATGGACTGGCTTGGTAAGATGATCGATTTGCCTTCCGAGTTCCTGGCCTGTTCGGGCGGTAAGGGAGGCGGCGTCATCCAGGGCACCGCCAGTGAGTCCACTTTGGTGGCCTTGCTGGGCGCCAAAGCAAAGAAGGTTAAGGAGGTCCAGGCCCAGCATCCAGATTGGGACGAGCACACCATCGTTGGCAAACTCGTCGGCTACTGTTCTGACCAGGCGCATTCCTCCGTGGAGAGAGCGGGACTTCTGGGTGGGGTCAAGCTGCGTTCGGTGCCGTCGGAGAAGAGTCGCTTGCGGGGCGAGGCTCTGGAGACGGCCATCGAGCAGGATCTGGAGGATGGCCTGATACCTTTCTATGCTGTTGTCACCCTAGGCACAACCAATTCGTGCGCCTTCGACCGCCTGGACGAATGTGGTCCGGTGGGAAACAAGCACAAGGTGTGGATCCATGTGGATGCCGCCTACGCAGGCTCTGCATTCATCTGTCCAGAGTACCGGCATCTGATGAAGGGCATCGAGGCGGCCGACTCGTTCAACTTTAATCCCCACAAGTGGATGCTGGTCAACTTCGATTGCTCGGCAATGTGGCTAAAGGACCCAAGCTGGGTTGTGAACGCCTTTAATGTGGATCCGCTCTACCTGAAGCACGATATGCAAGGCTCTGCTCCGGACTACCGCCACTGGCAAATTCCCCTCGGACGACGGTTCCGCGCCCTCAAGCTCTGGTTCGTCCTGCGGCTGTACGGTGTCGAGAACCTGCAGGCACACATCCGCCGCCACTGTAACTTTGCCACACAGTTCGGGGAGCAGTGCGTCGCTGATAAGCGCTTCGAGCTGGCCGCAGAAGTGAACATGGGCCTCGTCTGTTTCCGGCTCAAGGGCAGCAACGAGCGCAACGAGGCTCTGCTAAAGCGCATTAATGGCCGAGGAAATATCCACATGGTGCCGGCGAAGATACAGGATGTGTACTTCCTGCGAATGGCCGTCTGCTCGCGCTTCACTCAATCCGAAGACATGGTGTACTCTTGGAAGGAggttgccgccgccgccgacgAGATGGATGCTGAGCAGTAA
- the LOC108163929 gene encoding protein l(2)37Cc, whose protein sequence is MASQFFNRIGQMGLGVAVLGGVVNSALYNVEGGHRAVIFDRFTGIKEHVVGEGTHFFIPWVQRPIIFDIRSQPRNVPVITGSKDLQNVNITLRILYRPIPDQLPKIYTILGQDYDERVLPSIAPEVLKAVVAQFDAGELITQREMVSQRVSQELTLRANQFGFILDDISLTHLTFGREFTLAVEMKQVAQQEAEKARFVVEKAEQQKLASIISAEGDAAAAGLLAKSFGEAGDGLVELRRIEAAEDIAYQLSRSRGVAYLPSGQNTLLNLPSTIAQ, encoded by the exons ATGGCTTCCCAATTTTTCAATCGCATTGGCCAGATGGGCCTCGGAGTGGCAGTGCTCGGCGGCGTTGTTAATTCCGCATTATATAATGTGGAGGGGGGCCATCGAGCTGTGATCTTTGATCGTTTCACCGGCATCAAGGAGCATGTAGTTGGCGAGGGCACGCACTTCTTCATACCATGGGTGCAGCGCCCCATTATTTTCGACATACGCTCTCAGCCCCGCAACGTTCCAGTCATCACGGGCAGCAAGGATTTGCAGAATGTTAACATTACACTGCGTATCCTGTACCGTCCCATACCCGATCAGCTGCCAAAGATCTACACGATTTTGGGCCAGGACTACGATGAGCGTGTCCTGCCATCCATTGCCCCTGAGGTGCTGAAGGCAGTCGTCGCTCAATTCGATGCCGGAGAGCTGATTACTCAGCGCGAG ATGGTTTCGCAGCGCGTATCGCAGGAGCTGACCTTGCGCGCCAATCAGTTCGGGTTCATTCTGGACGACATCTCTCTGACACACTTGACCTTTGGTCGCGAGTTCACGCTGGCCGTTGAGATGAAACAAGTTGCCCAGCAGGAGGCAGAGAAGGCCCGCTTCGTTGTGGAGAAGGCCGAACAGCAGAAGCTAGCATCGATCATTTCGGCCGAGGGTGATGCCGCCGCTGCCGGTTTGCTGGCCAAATCGTTCGGCGAGGCTGGTGACGGTTTGGTCGAGCTGCGTCGTATTGAAGCCGCCGAGGACATTGCTTACCAACTGTCAAGATCCCGTGGCGTTGCCTACTTGCCCAGTGGCCAGAACACGCTCCTGAATCTGCCCTCGACCATTGCGCAGTAG
- the LOC108161405 gene encoding uncharacterized protein LOC108161405, giving the protein MSPQNHFLIATKMGGVTTIIAVALLLTFGAQMAASESGGEVAASEESPQVPWYSGTSNQLSAWYFGASNRLMAWYCDASHQMLAWWEKTLKPLALHSAERPIEQAPIIYCSQPLDTLKIFQQIGQQVLNQEQALNRIENALSVKEKFRSVALIGPPGVGKTLTATALRQYFPWQKNVQTYSWTTSVPDAEQKFLLQFANQLSDCGMNLLIIDDLQSHDHDVVPSNNKLLLERVATSNKIVLMVYIFTLKTDSYWAQFEELQRRLPKQMPLVNYRIFGRDDLKDCLKKELVIMQRELCPDEQTRILGKALDRLHYAGCKVLHPLILQEGSKIDTSDASICSR; this is encoded by the coding sequence ATGTCACCACAGAACCACTTTCTGATAGCTACAAAGATGGGCGGAGTAACGACTATTATTGCGGTGGCACTGCTCCTAACATTCGGCGCTCAGATGGCGGCGAGTGAGTCCGGCGGGGAAGTTGCGGCGAGCGAAGAGTCTCCTCAGGTACCCTGGTACTCTGGAACATCCAACCAGCTGTCGGCATGGTACTTTGGAGCCTCCAACAGGCTGATGGCTTGGTACTGTGATGCATCCCATCAGATGCTGGCATGGTGGGAGAAAACTCTGAAGCCACTTGCGCTCCACTCGGCCGAAAGGCCCATCGAACAGGCCCCCATTATCTACTGCAGTCAGCCACTGGACACGTTAAAGATCTTCCAGCAGATAGGCCAACAGGTGCTGAACCAAGAGCAGGCCCTCAACCGCATAGAGAATGCCCTGAGTGTCAAGGAAAAATTCCGTTCCGTGGCTTTGATCGGACCCCCGGGCGTGGGCAAAACACTAACGGCCACGGCACTCCGGCAGTACTTTCCGTGGCAGAAAAACGTGCAGACCTACTCGTGGACCACCAGTGTGCCGGACGCTGAGCAGAAGTTTCTGCTTCAGTTTGCGAACCAGCTGTCCGACTGTGGCATGAATCTGCTGATCATCGACGACCTTCAGTCGCACGACCACGATGTGGttcccagcaacaacaagcTGCTACTGGAGCGAGTGGCGACTAGCAATAAAATTGTTTTGATGGTTTACATTTTCACCTTGAAGACGGACAGCTACTGGGCCCAGTTTGAAGAGCTGCAGCGTCGTCTACCCAAACAAATGCCGCTCGTTAATTACCGTATCTTTGGACGCGATGACCTGAAAGACTGCCTGAAGAAGGAGCTGGTCATAATGCAACGCGAGCTCTGCCCAGACGAACAGACACGCATCCTCGGCAAGGCCCTGGACAGACTCCATTATGCCGGATGCAAGGTCCTGCATCCACTCATTCTGCAGGAAGGATCAAAGATCGATACGTCTGATGCTTCCATCTGTAGTCGCTGA
- the LOC108163291 gene encoding aromatic-L-amino-acid decarboxylase isoform X2, with product MEAPEFKDFAKSMVDYIAEYLENIRDRRVLPEVKPGYLKPLIPDAAPEKPENWQDVMQDIERVIMPGVTHWHSPKFHAYFPTANSYPAIVADMLSGAIACIGFTWIASPACTELEVAMMDWLGKMIDLPSEFLACSGGKGGGVIQGTASESTLVALLGAKAKKVKEVQAQHPDWDEHTIVGKLVGYCSDQAHSSVERAGLLGGVKLRSVPSEKSRLRGEALETAIEQDLEDGLIPFYAVVTLGTTNSCAFDRLDECGPVGNKHKVWIHVDAAYAGSAFICPEYRHLMKGIEAADSFNFNPHKWMLVNFDCSAMWLKDPSWVVNAFNVDPLYLKHDMQGSAPDYRHWQIPLGRRFRALKLWFVLRLYGVENLQAHIRRHCNFATQFGEQCVADKRFELAAEVNMGLVCFRLKGSNERNEALLKRINGRGNIHMVPAKIQDVYFLRMAVCSRFTQSEDMVYSWKEVAAAADEMDAEQ from the exons ATGGAGGCCCCGGAGTTCAAAGACTTTGCCAAATCAATGGTGGATTATATAGCCGAATATTTGGAGAACATACGAGACAG ACGGGTCCTGCCTGAGGTGAAGCCCGGGTACTTAAAGCCTCTGATTCCGGATGCAGCGCCCGAGAAGCCAGAGAACTGGCAGGACGTGATGCAGGACATCGAGCGAGTGATTATGCCGGGAGTGACGCACTGGCACAGTCCCAAGTTTCACGCCTACTTCCCGACGGCAAACTCGTATCCGGCCATTGTGGCGGACATGCTGAGTGGAGCGATCGCCTGCATAGGGTTCACCTGGATCGCAAGTCCCGCCTGCACCGAGCTGGAGGTGGCGATGATGGACTGGCTTGGTAAGATGATCGATTTGCCTTCCGAGTTCCTGGCCTGTTCGGGCGGTAAGGGAGGCGGCGTCATCCAGGGCACCGCCAGTGAGTCCACTTTGGTGGCCTTGCTGGGCGCCAAAGCAAAGAAGGTTAAGGAGGTCCAGGCCCAGCATCCAGATTGGGACGAGCACACCATCGTTGGCAAACTCGTCGGCTACTGTTCTGACCAGGCGCATTCCTCCGTGGAGAGAGCGGGACTTCTGGGTGGGGTCAAGCTGCGTTCGGTGCCGTCGGAGAAGAGTCGCTTGCGGGGCGAGGCTCTGGAGACGGCCATCGAGCAGGATCTGGAGGATGGCCTGATACCTTTCTATGCTGTTGTCACCCTAGGCACAACCAATTCGTGCGCCTTCGACCGCCTGGACGAATGTGGTCCGGTGGGAAACAAGCACAAGGTGTGGATCCATGTGGATGCCGCCTACGCAGGCTCTGCATTCATCTGTCCAGAGTACCGGCATCTGATGAAGGGCATCGAGGCGGCCGACTCGTTCAACTTTAATCCCCACAAGTGGATGCTGGTCAACTTCGATTGCTCGGCAATGTGGCTAAAGGACCCAAGCTGGGTTGTGAACGCCTTTAATGTGGATCCGCTCTACCTGAAGCACGATATGCAAGGCTCTGCTCCGGACTACCGCCACTGGCAAATTCCCCTCGGACGACGGTTCCGCGCCCTCAAGCTCTGGTTCGTCCTGCGGCTGTACGGTGTCGAGAACCTGCAGGCACACATCCGCCGCCACTGTAACTTTGCCACACAGTTCGGGGAGCAGTGCGTCGCTGATAAGCGCTTCGAGCTGGCCGCAGAAGTGAACATGGGCCTCGTCTGTTTCCGGCTCAAGGGCAGCAACGAGCGCAACGAGGCTCTGCTAAAGCGCATTAATGGCCGAGGAAATATCCACATGGTGCCGGCGAAGATACAGGATGTGTACTTCCTGCGAATGGCCGTCTGCTCGCGCTTCACTCAATCCGAAGACATGGTGTACTCTTGGAAGGAggttgccgccgccgccgacgAGATGGATGCTGAGCAGTAA
- the LOC108161124 gene encoding 3,4-dihydroxyphenylacetaldehyde synthase 2 isoform X1: MDAKEFREFGKAAVDFVADYLENIRDHEVLPSVEPGYLLDLLPKDMPEEPEHWTEVLSDINRVIKPGITHWQSPNMHGYYPTSTSYPSIVGEMLASGFGIIGFSWICSPACTELEVVVMDWLAKFLKLPEHFQHASDGPGGGVIQGSASEAVLVAVLAAREQAVISCKETHPELSESEVRGKLIAYSSDQSNSCIEKAGVLAAMPIKLLPADDDLILRGNTLRKAIEDDVAAGLIPVICIATLGTTGTCAYDDIDSLADVCQALNVWLHVDAAYAGGGFALEECTDLRRGLDRVDSLNFNLHKFMLVNFDCSAMWLRDANKVVDSFNVDRIYLKHKHEGQSQIPDFRHWQIPLGRRFRALKVWITFRTLGAEGLRSHVRKHIALAQQFEAFVRNDSRFEMVAPQALGLVCFRPRGDNEHTAQLLQRLMERKKIYMVKAEHAGRQFLRFAVCGMDAKPSDIEFAWTEIETQLTALLAEKSLPARKPSNVSELTQHFQMHLASDSGTHEKSQ; this comes from the exons ATGGATGCCAAGGAGTTTCGGGAATTTGGCAAGGCGGCAGTCGACTTTGTGGCCGACTATCTGGAGAATATACGCGACCATGAAGTTCTGCCCTCTGTGGAACCTGGATATCTCTTGGATCTCTTGCCCAAAGACATGCCCGAGGAGCCTGAACATTGGACCGAGGTTCTGAGCGACATTAATCGCGTGATCAAGCCAGGCATCACGCACTGGCAGTCGCCCAATATGCACGGCTACTATCCCACCAGCACCTCGTATCCCTCCATTGTGGGTGAAATGCTGGCAAGTGGATTCGGTATCATCGGTTTCAGCTGG ATTTGCAGTCCCGCCTGCACTGAGCTTGAAGTGGTGGTCATGGACTGGCTGGCCAAGTTCCTGAAGCTACCCGAACACTTCCAGCATGCCAGCGACGGACCTGGCGGTGGTGTGATTCAGGGCTCGGCGAGTGAAGCAGTGCTGGTAGCTGTTCTGGCCGCTCGGGAGCAGGCAGTGATCAGCTGCAAGGAGACGCATCCCGAACTAAGCGAGAGCGAGGTCCGAGGCAAGTTAATCGCCTACTCATCCGACCAGAGCAACAGTTGCATCGAGAAGGCGGGAGTACTGGCGGCTATGCCCATTAAGTTGCTGCCGGCCGACGACGATCTGATCCTGCGTGGCAATACGCTGAGGAAGGCAATCGAAGACGATGTTGCAGCTGGACTGATACCGGTCATATGTATTGCCACCTTGGGCACCACAGGGACGTGCGCCTACGACGACATCGATTCGCTGGCCGATGTCTGTCAAGCCTTGAATGTGTGGCTGCACGTGGATGCAGCATATGCAGGGGGCGGCTTTGCACTTGAAGAGTGCACGGACCTGCGCAGGGGACTAGATCGCGTGGACTCGCTGAACTTCAACCTGCACAAGTTCATGCTGGTTAATTTTGACTGCTCGGCTATGTGGCTGAGGGACGCAAACAAGGTAGTGGACAGCTTCAATGTAGATCGCATTTACCTGAAGCACAAGCACGAGGGCCAATCTCAGATTCCGGACTTTCGCCACTGGCAGATCCCCCTGGGCCGCCGTTTCCGTGCCCTCAAGGTGTGGATTACTTTCCGCACGCTGGGCGCCGAGGGACTGCGCAGCCATGTGCGTAAGCACATCGCGCTGGCGCAACAATTCGAGGCATTTGTGAGGAACGACTCGCGTTTCGAAATGGTTGCTCCCCAAGCACTGGGATTGGTCTGCTTTCGTCCTAGAGGTGACAATGAACACACCGCTCAGCTTCTTCAGCGACTCATGGAGCGCAAAAAGATCTACATGGTGAAGGCGGAGCATGCTGGACGCCAGTTCCTCAGATTCGCCGTTTGCGGTATGGATGCAAAGCCCTCCGACATTGAGTTTGCCTGGACAGAGATCGAGACGCAGCTGACGGCCCTCCTGGCTGAGAAATCGCTGCCTGCTCGGAAACCTAGCAATGTCTCCGAGCTGACGCAGCACTTTCAGATGCATCTGGCCAGTGATAGCGGGACCCACGAGAAGTCGCAGTGA
- the LOC117189005 gene encoding 3,4-dihydroxyphenylacetaldehyde synthase-like produces MPIKLLPADDDLILRGNTLRKAIEDDVAAGLIPVICIATLGTTGTCAYDDIDSLADVCQALNVWLHVDAAYAGGGFALEECTDLRRGLDRVDSLNFNLHKFMLVNFDCSAMWLRDANKVVDSFNVDRIYLKHKHEGQSQIPDFRHWQIPLGRRFRALKVWITFRTLGAEGLRSHVRKHIALAQQFEAFVRNDSRFEMVAPQALGLVCFRPRGDNEHTAQLLQRLMERKKIYMVKAEHAGRQFLRFAVCGMDAKPSDIEFAWTEIETQLTALLAEKSLAARKPSNVSELTQHFQMHLASDSGTHEKSQ; encoded by the coding sequence ATGCCCATTAAGTTGCTGCCGGCCGACGACGATCTAATCCTGCGTGGCAATACGCTGAGGAAGGCAATCGAAGACGATGTGGCAGCTGGACTGATACCGGTCATATGTATTGCCACCTTGGGCACCACAGGGACGTGCGCCTACGACGACATCGATTCGCTGGCCGATGTCTGTCAAGCCTTGAATGTGTGGCTGCACGTGGATGCAGCATATGCAGGGGGCGGCTTTGCACTTGAAGAGTGCACGGACCTGCGCAGGGGACTAGATCGCGTGGACTCGCTGAACTTCAACCTGCACAAGTTCATGCTGGTTAATTTTGACTGCTCGGCTATGTGGCTGAGGGACGCAAACAAGGTAGTGGACAGCTTCAATGTAGATCGCATTTACCTGAAGCACAAGCACGAGGGCCAATCTCAGATTCCGGACTTTCGCCACTGGCAGATCCCCCTGGGCCGCCGTTTCCGTGCCCTCAAGGTGTGGATTACTTTCCGCACGCTGGGCGCCGAGGGACTGCGCAGCCATGTGCGTAAGCACATCGCGCTGGCGCAACAATTCGAGGCATTTGTGAGGAACGACTCGCGTTTCGAAATGGTTGCTCCCCAAGCACTGGGATTGGTCTGCTTTCGTCCTAGAGGTGACAATGAACACACCGCTCAGCTTCTTCAGCGACTCATGGAGCGCAAAAAGATCTACATGGTGAAGGCGGAGCATGCTGGACGCCAGTTCCTCAGATTCGCCGTTTGCGGTATGGATGCAAAGCCCTCCGACATTGAGTTTGCCTGGACAGAGATCGAGACGCAGCTGACGGCCCTCCTGGCTGAGAAATCGCTGGCTGCTCGGAAACCTAGCAATGTCTCCGAGCTGACGCAGCACTTTCAGATGCATCTGGCCAGTGATAGCGGGACCCACGAGAAGTCGCAGTGA
- the LOC108161124 gene encoding 3,4-dihydroxyphenylacetaldehyde synthase 2 isoform X2, with translation MDFDEFREFGHASIEFIINYLSGIRERDVLPSVAPYTVINQLPKEIPEKPEHWREVLKDLEGIILPGLTHWQSPYFNAFYPSSSSAGSIVGELLIAGIGVLGFSWICSPACTELEVVVMDWLAKFLKLPEHFQHASDGPGGGVIQGSASEAVLVAVLAAREQAVISCKETHPELSESEVRGKLIAYSSDQSNSCIEKAGVLAAMPIKLLPADDDLILRGNTLRKAIEDDVAAGLIPVICIATLGTTGTCAYDDIDSLADVCQALNVWLHVDAAYAGGGFALEECTDLRRGLDRVDSLNFNLHKFMLVNFDCSAMWLRDANKVVDSFNVDRIYLKHKHEGQSQIPDFRHWQIPLGRRFRALKVWITFRTLGAEGLRSHVRKHIALAQQFEAFVRNDSRFEMVAPQALGLVCFRPRGDNEHTAQLLQRLMERKKIYMVKAEHAGRQFLRFAVCGMDAKPSDIEFAWTEIETQLTALLAEKSLPARKPSNVSELTQHFQMHLASDSGTHEKSQ, from the exons ATGGACTTTGACGAGTTTCGCGAATTCGGCCACGCCTCTATTGAGTTTATTATCAACTATTTGAGCGGGATCCGAGAGAG AGATGTCCTGCCCAGCGTGGCTCCGTATACCGTGATCAACCAGCTGCCCAAGGAAATCCCAGAAAAGCCAGAGCATTGGCGCGAGGTGCTGAAGGACCTAGAGGGCATCATCCTGCCCGGACTGACTCATTGGCAGTCTCCGTATTTCAATGCCTTCTATCCATCTTCCTCGTCGGCAGGATCAATCGTTGGTGAACTACTGATTGCGGGCATTGGAGTCTTGGGCTTTAGTTGG ATTTGCAGTCCCGCCTGCACTGAGCTTGAAGTGGTGGTCATGGACTGGCTGGCCAAGTTCCTGAAGCTACCCGAACACTTCCAGCATGCCAGCGACGGACCTGGCGGTGGTGTGATTCAGGGCTCGGCGAGTGAAGCAGTGCTGGTAGCTGTTCTGGCCGCTCGGGAGCAGGCAGTGATCAGCTGCAAGGAGACGCATCCCGAACTAAGCGAGAGCGAGGTCCGAGGCAAGTTAATCGCCTACTCATCCGACCAGAGCAACAGTTGCATCGAGAAGGCGGGAGTACTGGCGGCTATGCCCATTAAGTTGCTGCCGGCCGACGACGATCTGATCCTGCGTGGCAATACGCTGAGGAAGGCAATCGAAGACGATGTTGCAGCTGGACTGATACCGGTCATATGTATTGCCACCTTGGGCACCACAGGGACGTGCGCCTACGACGACATCGATTCGCTGGCCGATGTCTGTCAAGCCTTGAATGTGTGGCTGCACGTGGATGCAGCATATGCAGGGGGCGGCTTTGCACTTGAAGAGTGCACGGACCTGCGCAGGGGACTAGATCGCGTGGACTCGCTGAACTTCAACCTGCACAAGTTCATGCTGGTTAATTTTGACTGCTCGGCTATGTGGCTGAGGGACGCAAACAAGGTAGTGGACAGCTTCAATGTAGATCGCATTTACCTGAAGCACAAGCACGAGGGCCAATCTCAGATTCCGGACTTTCGCCACTGGCAGATCCCCCTGGGCCGCCGTTTCCGTGCCCTCAAGGTGTGGATTACTTTCCGCACGCTGGGCGCCGAGGGACTGCGCAGCCATGTGCGTAAGCACATCGCGCTGGCGCAACAATTCGAGGCATTTGTGAGGAACGACTCGCGTTTCGAAATGGTTGCTCCCCAAGCACTGGGATTGGTCTGCTTTCGTCCTAGAGGTGACAATGAACACACCGCTCAGCTTCTTCAGCGACTCATGGAGCGCAAAAAGATCTACATGGTGAAGGCGGAGCATGCTGGACGCCAGTTCCTCAGATTCGCCGTTTGCGGTATGGATGCAAAGCCCTCCGACATTGAGTTTGCCTGGACAGAGATCGAGACGCAGCTGACGGCCCTCCTGGCTGAGAAATCGCTGCCTGCTCGGAAACCTAGCAATGTCTCCGAGCTGACGCAGCACTTTCAGATGCATCTGGCCAGTGATAGCGGGACCCACGAGAAGTCGCAGTGA